The following proteins are encoded in a genomic region of Tuberibacillus sp. Marseille-P3662:
- a CDS encoding TRAP transporter small permease, with translation MFRLIFKYINLLSDVLAGLSSVCIFIVVILQVIGRLIGYPFPWTVELTRFLFIWLIFLGISIGFRKAESPRVTFLINYLPLYFNKIAVWIYAIASIGFFLFMLYSGIQLTLQQWTVNETSSALQLPMWIIGMSIPFAALTGVLNVVQSLLYDKEIIKKGG, from the coding sequence ATGTTCCGATTAATTTTTAAATATATAAATCTACTGTCGGATGTTCTAGCTGGGCTCTCATCTGTTTGCATTTTTATTGTGGTAATTCTACAAGTTATCGGCCGATTGATTGGGTATCCATTTCCGTGGACTGTTGAATTAACAAGATTTCTGTTTATTTGGCTGATTTTCCTAGGTATAAGTATTGGATTTCGAAAGGCAGAATCTCCAAGAGTAACGTTTCTAATTAATTATTTACCATTATATTTTAATAAAATCGCTGTATGGATATATGCAATTGCATCAATTGGTTTCTTTTTATTTATGTTGTACTCAGGGATCCAATTGACCCTACAACAATGGACGGTTAACGAAACCAGTTCGGCTCTTCAATTACCAATGTGGATTATAGGAATGAGTATTCCTTTTGCTGCATTAACAGGTGTGTTAAATGTCGTTCAGTCATTGTTGTATGATAAGGAGATAATTAAGAAAGGGGGGTAA
- a CDS encoding TRAP transporter large permease: MSIFLIMLFFVLMFFGIPIAVSLGIASVFTIVLFTDVPISLIIQSMYSSMNSFIMVAVPLFILAGMLMDEGGIAERIFDFAKNVVGWITGGLGHVNILANLIFAGMAGSSVAEVASIGKLSINAMTRNHYPLRYATGITLAASMLATIIPPSILMVIAASVAGVSVGKALIGGLIPGLIVAIAFMIFNYFYSKKHQYGKHIPFDFKQLISSFVKALPALLAPVVLLGGILSGYFTPTEAAAIAVLYTLVVSLFIYKIMSFKQLPDVFFRTAKLSGTILFIAVTAKPASWIFEYDGLPIRIATFISDVSNNPFVIMAMLFVFLIVVGMFMDATAAIFILVPILMPTINAVGIDPIFFVIYMVILLSFGLITPPIGVCLYAAGNITGLSIETITKSTLPWILLTFVILFTFIVFPSLITVPLTWFGL; the protein is encoded by the coding sequence GTGTCTATATTTCTGATCATGTTATTCTTTGTTTTAATGTTTTTTGGTATACCAATAGCCGTTTCTTTGGGTATTGCGTCGGTCTTTACAATTGTTCTATTTACAGATGTGCCGATAAGTCTGATTATTCAATCAATGTATAGTTCGATGAACAGTTTCATTATGGTAGCAGTCCCGCTGTTTATTCTGGCCGGGATGTTAATGGACGAGGGCGGAATAGCAGAAAGAATATTTGATTTCGCAAAAAATGTTGTAGGGTGGATTACTGGCGGACTCGGTCATGTGAATATATTGGCAAACTTAATATTTGCCGGGATGGCTGGTTCGTCCGTTGCTGAAGTGGCCAGTATCGGGAAACTTAGCATCAATGCGATGACCAGGAATCATTACCCATTAAGGTATGCAACGGGAATCACTTTGGCTGCGTCAATGCTTGCAACTATTATTCCTCCAAGTATCTTAATGGTTATCGCAGCATCTGTTGCAGGTGTTTCAGTCGGAAAGGCCTTAATCGGGGGATTGATACCGGGATTAATTGTTGCCATTGCTTTCATGATTTTTAATTACTTCTATTCGAAAAAGCACCAATACGGCAAGCATATTCCATTTGATTTTAAACAGTTGATCAGCTCATTTGTTAAAGCATTACCGGCGTTACTAGCACCAGTTGTCCTTCTAGGAGGAATATTAAGTGGCTATTTCACACCCACTGAAGCAGCGGCAATAGCGGTTTTATATACACTTGTGGTTTCTTTGTTTATATATAAAATTATGAGTTTTAAACAGTTACCGGATGTTTTTTTTAGAACCGCAAAGTTATCGGGGACAATTTTGTTTATTGCAGTCACAGCCAAACCAGCTAGCTGGATTTTTGAGTATGATGGGCTTCCGATAAGAATCGCAACTTTCATAAGCGATGTAAGTAACAATCCCTTTGTTATCATGGCGATGTTGTTTGTCTTTCTCATCGTTGTTGGAATGTTTATGGACGCTACGGCAGCAATTTTTATACTTGTACCTATCTTAATGCCAACAATAAATGCTGTAGGTATTGACCCAATATTTTTTGTGATTTACATGGTTATTCTTTTATCATTCGGTTTGATTACACCTCCAATTGGTGTCTGTCTCTATGCTGCAGGAAACATTACGGGGCTTTCAATCGAGACAATCACTAAAAGTACGTTACCGTGGATTCTACTAACATTTGTGATATTATTTACGTTTATCGTTTTTCCAAGTTTGATTACAGTCCCATTAACTTGGTTTGGTTTATAA
- a CDS encoding zinc-binding dehydrogenase produces the protein MRAAKFQGKNKISVEEMETPKITKNEILVRVSVSAVCGTDVRIFLGNKTKGVRVPSIIGHETTGVIEEIGDCIDEYNVGERVGVIPVIPCRKCYYCLNAMENACLNRVAIGYEFDGGFAEYLKVPKEAVEAGNLVKLPDKVSNEQAVVTEPLACCFNGHRKSNIKVNDTVVVVGGGPIGLMHVQLAKIAGAKKVIVSELVSHRREKALIAGADLAINPDEESLNEVVLKETEHLGADAVVMAIGVPAIVNESISLLRKGGTINLFAGFTKGVTSDIDPNFIHYNEVNIVGTSALKRSDYLNALALIESGQINTEVLTSKGYSLDDIEKAILDVKNGIGMKSLIHI, from the coding sequence ATGAGAGCAGCCAAATTTCAGGGGAAAAACAAAATTTCAGTGGAAGAGATGGAAACGCCGAAAATTACCAAAAATGAAATCTTGGTGCGTGTTTCCGTTAGTGCCGTATGTGGTACAGACGTAAGAATCTTCTTGGGAAACAAGACTAAAGGAGTCAGGGTTCCATCAATTATTGGCCACGAAACAACGGGAGTGATTGAGGAAATTGGGGATTGCATTGATGAGTATAACGTCGGAGAAAGAGTAGGTGTGATTCCCGTAATCCCTTGTCGTAAATGTTATTACTGTTTAAATGCAATGGAAAATGCGTGTCTTAATCGAGTTGCGATCGGCTATGAATTTGATGGAGGTTTCGCAGAATACCTAAAAGTACCGAAAGAGGCCGTTGAAGCCGGAAATTTAGTTAAATTGCCGGATAAAGTTTCTAATGAACAAGCGGTTGTTACTGAACCATTGGCTTGCTGCTTTAACGGACATAGGAAGTCAAACATTAAAGTCAACGACACTGTTGTTGTTGTAGGTGGTGGGCCGATTGGACTAATGCATGTCCAACTCGCGAAAATTGCTGGTGCTAAAAAAGTAATAGTAAGCGAACTTGTCAGTCATCGCAGGGAAAAAGCCCTGATCGCGGGTGCGGATCTTGCAATCAATCCTGATGAGGAATCATTAAATGAGGTAGTGTTAAAAGAAACAGAACATCTTGGTGCTGATGCTGTAGTAATGGCAATAGGGGTACCTGCAATTGTGAATGAGAGCATTAGCTTGTTAAGAAAAGGAGGTACAATCAATCTTTTTGCTGGCTTTACTAAAGGGGTAACATCTGACATTGATCCAAATTTCATTCATTATAATGAAGTTAATATTGTTGGGACCTCTGCGTTAAAACGCTCAGATTATCTTAATGCATTAGCATTGATTGAGTCCGGACAAATCAATACCGAGGTGCTAACCTCTAAGGGATATTCCTTGGATGACATTGAAAAGGCAATTCTTGACGTGAAGAACGGTATCGGAATGAAATCCCTAATTCATATATAG
- a CDS encoding class I fructose-bisphosphate aldolase, producing MGLLGKKVRLNRLLNPENGRLLAVAVDQAMARGIFEELMPIERKVNEIIAGGPDAITMHKGLADTCFAPNAGKAGLILKCSTFSPWQPNYDVQVSEVEEAIKLGADAVSMGCIVGGDDQPEQLRNLGYISGKASSYGIPVVAHIYPRGNQIPDDEKNHWKHTAYAVRAGAELGVDIVKTKYTGSPETFNKVVESTPGKVVVAGGNIGSNPEDYFQMVYDVIDAGGTGITFGRFVWNNSNPTAVVKACAHIIHGNGTVNEASELYNQLVHENVKVN from the coding sequence ATGGGATTGTTAGGAAAAAAAGTCCGTTTAAATCGTTTATTGAATCCAGAGAATGGTCGTTTGTTGGCAGTAGCAGTAGATCAGGCAATGGCAAGAGGTATTTTTGAAGAACTAATGCCAATTGAAAGGAAAGTTAACGAAATTATTGCAGGCGGTCCAGACGCAATTACAATGCATAAAGGTCTTGCTGACACATGCTTTGCCCCCAACGCTGGTAAAGCAGGGTTAATCTTAAAGTGTTCCACCTTTTCACCATGGCAACCTAATTATGATGTTCAAGTCTCAGAAGTTGAAGAAGCTATAAAATTAGGAGCCGACGCGGTATCAATGGGATGCATTGTTGGTGGTGATGATCAACCTGAACAGCTTCGTAATTTAGGTTATATTTCTGGGAAAGCGTCCTCATATGGAATCCCAGTTGTCGCTCATATTTATCCACGAGGAAATCAAATTCCAGATGATGAAAAGAATCATTGGAAACATACTGCATACGCGGTCAGAGCAGGTGCAGAATTAGGTGTAGATATTGTCAAAACAAAATATACTGGTTCACCAGAGACATTTAATAAAGTCGTAGAATCAACTCCTGGAAAGGTTGTAGTGGCAGGAGGAAATATTGGTTCAAATCCAGAAGATTATTTTCAAATGGTTTATGATGTAATTGATGCAGGTGGAACTGGTATTACGTTTGGTCGCTTTGTTTGGAATAACAGTAATCCTACTGCTGTCGTAAAAGCTTGTGCCCACATTATTCATGGTAATGGCACAGTAAATGAAGCTAGTGAGTTATATAATCAATTGGTTCATGAAAATGTTAAAGTAAATTAG
- a CDS encoding xylulokinase gives MSHVVGIDIGSSSIKVAVMDDRANLNFVFSESYYFKYPNRDHVEINLVEVWEKVKRLLVKAIHKVKENSGKVVGISLSTFCNSTVIMDDTGNPLYPGIVYMDQRSKTQANWVKDTIGIDELYQVTRNRIEPGMFSVTTLLWFKETRPELYEKTCRWGNLSTFIYGKLTGEFIMDWTQASFSGVFDIRRYEWSEVLCSKLGIPSSFLPEIVAPGEIVGMTSGFDTDILNGISVIVGGADTACSALSVGIGNNQVFESVGTSNVLTVCIDNSDFLDSRFLNRCHVTKGSWLSHGAMSTPGASIRWFYETFLKDDGESSTILEELPQKSKTGANGLFFLPYMQGERSPIWDPNARGVFVGMHLNTTKADFLQAIFEGCALGLREIQEIIEEEYQLFSDSYQSIGGGSQNKIWTQIKSNVLNKNIETLEVNEAAAYGTCLIAGSGLGYLPHLEQLPSTIKNNTLFWSTPSEERVEQYSHLYELFAGLYPALKQHFEKANGYLSS, from the coding sequence TTGTCTCACGTTGTTGGAATTGATATCGGAAGTAGTAGCATAAAGGTTGCAGTAATGGATGATAGAGCAAATCTCAATTTTGTTTTCAGCGAAAGTTACTACTTCAAATATCCTAATAGGGATCATGTGGAAATCAATTTGGTAGAAGTATGGGAGAAAGTTAAAAGATTGCTTGTTAAAGCGATTCATAAAGTGAAGGAGAACAGCGGTAAAGTGGTGGGGATATCCCTTTCAACGTTTTGTAATTCGACGGTTATAATGGATGATACAGGGAATCCTTTATATCCCGGAATTGTTTATATGGATCAGAGAAGTAAAACGCAAGCAAATTGGGTCAAAGATACGATAGGAATTGATGAATTATACCAAGTTACAAGGAATCGAATTGAACCAGGCATGTTTTCAGTTACAACATTGTTGTGGTTTAAAGAGACTAGACCGGAATTATACGAGAAGACGTGTAGATGGGGTAATCTGTCAACTTTCATTTATGGCAAGTTGACAGGTGAATTCATTATGGACTGGACCCAAGCTTCTTTCTCAGGTGTCTTTGATATAAGAAGGTATGAATGGTCGGAAGTTTTGTGTTCTAAACTAGGTATTCCTTCATCATTTTTACCTGAAATAGTAGCTCCCGGTGAAATCGTAGGAATGACAAGTGGATTTGATACTGATATTTTAAATGGTATTTCAGTCATTGTTGGTGGGGCAGATACGGCCTGCTCCGCCCTCTCTGTAGGTATAGGGAATAATCAGGTGTTTGAATCAGTTGGAACCTCAAATGTTCTAACGGTTTGTATAGATAACTCAGATTTCTTGGATAGCCGCTTTCTAAATAGATGCCATGTGACCAAAGGAAGTTGGTTATCACACGGTGCAATGTCTACACCAGGCGCTAGTATTCGCTGGTTTTATGAGACATTTCTGAAAGATGATGGGGAGTCTTCAACTATTTTAGAGGAGTTGCCCCAGAAATCAAAAACTGGAGCGAATGGATTGTTTTTTTTACCTTATATGCAAGGTGAAAGATCTCCAATCTGGGATCCGAATGCTCGAGGGGTATTTGTGGGAATGCATTTAAATACTACTAAGGCGGATTTTTTACAAGCCATATTTGAGGGGTGCGCCTTAGGCCTTAGGGAAATTCAGGAGATTATAGAGGAGGAATACCAACTTTTTAGTGATTCATATCAATCAATTGGCGGTGGATCGCAAAATAAAATTTGGACCCAAATTAAATCTAATGTGTTGAATAAAAACATTGAAACGCTGGAAGTTAATGAGGCTGCCGCATATGGGACCTGTTTAATAGCAGGTTCGGGATTGGGATATTTACCACATTTAGAGCAGCTTCCTTCAACAATAAAAAACAATACATTATTTTGGAGTACACCCTCTGAAGAGAGAGTAGAACAGTATTCACATTTATATGAATTGTTTGCCGGGTTATACCCTGCACTAAAACAACATTTTGAAAAAGCAAATGGTTACTTGTCATCCTGA
- a CDS encoding 2-hydroxyacid dehydrogenase, translated as MDRKIYITRRLPDEIVAKLSKYFLVEMWEKEDTPVPRSILEEKVKEVDGLFCLLTEAIDRELLDQAKNLKVISNMAVGYNNIDINYATQKGIMVTNTPGVLTETTADLTFSLLMATSRRLLEADQFLRQGKWKTWSPFLLTGQDVFGSTLGIIGLGQIGKAVARRAKGFNMEVLYYNRSRKFDAEQELGIHYTEFEDILRQSDFLCILVPFTKDTENLISRKQFSLMKDNAVLVNTSRGGVVNEDELYNALVNGDIWAAGLDVFNQEPTSIDHPLISLNNVITLPHIGSASYGTRMRMAYLNTENLIRSLAGDKPVHLVNEELSN; from the coding sequence TTGGACAGAAAGATTTATATAACGAGAAGGTTACCAGATGAAATAGTAGCCAAATTATCTAAGTACTTTTTGGTAGAGATGTGGGAAAAGGAAGACACACCGGTCCCTAGATCGATTTTAGAAGAAAAGGTCAAAGAAGTAGATGGATTGTTTTGCCTTTTAACAGAAGCGATTGACCGGGAACTGTTAGATCAAGCAAAGAATTTAAAAGTTATTAGTAATATGGCTGTCGGATACAATAATATTGATATTAACTATGCCACTCAAAAAGGGATTATGGTTACAAATACACCGGGAGTTTTAACAGAAACGACAGCAGATTTGACTTTTTCATTATTGATGGCTACTTCAAGACGTCTCTTGGAAGCTGATCAATTTCTAAGACAGGGTAAGTGGAAGACATGGTCTCCTTTTTTATTAACAGGGCAAGATGTTTTTGGATCTACACTTGGTATTATAGGCTTAGGCCAAATTGGTAAGGCTGTTGCTAGACGTGCCAAGGGATTCAATATGGAAGTTTTATATTACAATAGATCTAGAAAGTTTGATGCTGAACAAGAGTTAGGGATCCACTATACAGAGTTTGAAGACATTCTAAGACAATCTGATTTTTTATGTATTTTGGTTCCTTTTACTAAGGATACAGAAAATTTGATTAGCAGAAAACAATTTTCTTTGATGAAGGACAATGCTGTTCTTGTTAACACCTCGAGAGGTGGTGTGGTTAATGAGGACGAATTGTATAATGCTTTAGTAAATGGTGATATCTGGGCGGCAGGGTTGGATGTCTTTAACCAAGAACCAACGTCTATTGATCATCCGCTTATATCACTCAATAATGTTATTACACTCCCACATATCGGAAGCGCCAGCTACGGAACACGGATGCGAATGGCATATCTTAATACAGAAAATCTAATACGTAGTCTGGCAGGAGATAAACCTGTACACTTAGTCAATGAGGAACTTTCCAATTAG
- a CDS encoding ribose-phosphate diphosphokinase, with protein sequence MKNTNQKIKLFTLNSNSCLAEEIAKHTGIPLGSCSVKKFSDGEIQINIEESIRGCDIFVIQSTSDPINENLMELLIMIDALKRASAKNINVVIPYYGYARQDRKASAREPITAKLVANLLETAGASRVLTIDLHAPQIQGFFDVPVDQLLGVPILSNYFRQKNKNDLIIVAPDNGGVYRARKMAERLNVPIAFLDKRRPEPNSVEVMNIIGDVGNKHAVIIDDIIDTAGTIKVASRVLKQYGARKVSACCTHPVLSGPAVERIESSEIEELVVTNTISLPNEKQIDNMTTLSVAPLLAEAIKRVYDNLSVSELFEKS encoded by the coding sequence ATGAAAAACACCAATCAAAAAATTAAGCTTTTCACTTTGAATTCCAATTCATGTTTAGCTGAGGAAATTGCTAAACATACAGGAATTCCTCTTGGTTCTTGCTCAGTAAAAAAATTCAGTGATGGTGAAATTCAAATTAATATTGAAGAAAGTATTCGTGGATGTGATATCTTTGTTATCCAATCGACATCTGATCCCATTAATGAGAATCTAATGGAATTGTTGATTATGATTGATGCGCTTAAGAGAGCATCCGCAAAAAACATTAACGTTGTTATCCCTTATTATGGATACGCCCGTCAGGATCGTAAAGCTAGTGCAAGAGAGCCGATTACCGCTAAATTAGTAGCAAATTTACTCGAAACGGCGGGAGCCAGCCGGGTGCTCACAATTGATTTACATGCGCCACAAATTCAAGGATTTTTCGATGTACCTGTGGATCAATTATTAGGGGTCCCCATTCTATCAAACTATTTTAGGCAAAAGAACAAAAATGATTTAATAATAGTAGCGCCAGACAATGGAGGAGTTTATAGAGCAAGGAAGATGGCTGAGAGATTAAACGTCCCAATTGCTTTTCTAGACAAACGTCGTCCTGAGCCAAATTCGGTAGAAGTTATGAATATAATTGGAGATGTAGGAAACAAGCATGCTGTGATTATTGATGACATTATCGATACTGCAGGCACGATCAAAGTGGCCAGTCGGGTTTTGAAGCAATACGGTGCTAGAAAGGTTTCTGCGTGTTGTACACATCCTGTACTATCCGGTCCCGCGGTTGAGCGTATTGAGTCATCAGAAATTGAGGAGCTTGTAGTCACTAATACAATATCTCTTCCTAATGAAAAGCAAATTGACAATATGACAACTTTGTCGGTTGCGCCTCTTTTAGCTGAAGCTATAAAAAGGGTTTATGATAATCTATCTGTAAGTGAATTGTTTGAAAAGAGTTAA
- a CDS encoding helix-turn-helix domain-containing protein, protein MTVGERLKELRNKKDLSQQELSNRIGIRRATYARYETDANQADYETLLKLAAFFNVTTDYILTGKSQLEYKHYDPELLQLIKDPEVHTAFKEIPGSNEQVKDELLDILRFLKYKERYRDSEDKGEK, encoded by the coding sequence ATGACCGTTGGAGAGCGATTAAAGGAACTAAGAAATAAAAAAGATCTATCCCAGCAAGAACTTTCTAACCGCATAGGGATTCGTAGAGCGACATATGCAAGATACGAAACCGACGCTAATCAGGCGGATTATGAAACGCTTCTGAAGCTAGCCGCTTTTTTCAATGTAACAACAGATTATATATTAACTGGCAAAAGCCAATTAGAATATAAACACTATGATCCAGAACTCCTTCAACTTATCAAAGACCCAGAAGTCCATACAGCTTTTAAGGAAATCCCCGGATCTAATGAACAAGTTAAGGATGAGCTTTTGGATATTCTGCGGTTTCTTAAATATAAGGAGAGGTATAGAGATTCTGAAGATAAGGGAGAGAAGTAA
- a CDS encoding helix-turn-helix domain-containing protein, with protein sequence MKNHWLVTLRTNRNLTQEEVAKLSSIERSYYTKIENGTVPSVKVAQRIAQILDFEWMIFFD encoded by the coding sequence ATGAAAAATCATTGGCTAGTAACTCTTAGGACAAATAGGAACCTGACTCAGGAAGAAGTGGCTAAGCTTTCGTCAATTGAAAGGTCTTACTACACAAAAATTGAAAATGGTACTGTTCCAAGTGTCAAGGTGGCTCAAAGGATTGCACAAATTTTAGATTTTGAATGGATGATTTTTTTTGATTAA
- a CDS encoding TRAP transporter small permease, which translates to MKERDLAMLPRYLISLMLFIIFALTIIQVFCRFVLDSPLTWTSELSRLLLIWMVMIGAGVVTYDRVHLSVDAIYQKLSVRPRFYLSMCLQLIIFAFLITTIISSFHLIRVSNDIASGALGISYAYWRVAAPIGFLFIIGYGVIRLYQDCRLYMKGLYPREGDEGEDML; encoded by the coding sequence GTGAAAGAAAGAGATCTGGCTATGCTCCCTCGTTATTTAATCAGCCTCATGTTGTTTATCATTTTTGCGCTGACGATCATTCAGGTTTTTTGTCGGTTTGTTTTGGACAGCCCATTAACTTGGACTTCTGAGCTTTCCCGTTTGTTATTGATTTGGATGGTGATGATCGGGGCTGGGGTGGTGACCTATGATCGGGTTCATCTTTCAGTTGACGCAATCTATCAAAAATTGTCGGTCCGTCCACGGTTTTATCTGTCGATGTGCTTGCAATTGATCATCTTTGCCTTTCTGATAACCACCATCATATCGAGTTTTCATTTGATCAGGGTCTCAAATGACATTGCATCCGGTGCATTAGGAATATCTTATGCTTATTGGAGAGTTGCTGCTCCGATCGGGTTCTTGTTCATCATCGGTTATGGTGTCATTCGGCTGTACCAAGATTGTCGGTTGTATATGAAAGGGTTGTATCCGCGAGAGGGCGATGAAGGGGAGGACATGCTTTGA
- a CDS encoding TRAP transporter large permease: MILLIIAILLFLIILGMPISFALGTSSLVYLLIEGYDLSMVTQSIVGGVNSFTILAVPFFLMVGELMNFGGITDRIIRMARVLVGHFKGGLAQVNILASLFFSGISGSATADTVALGSVLIPSMKKEGYDDRFAAAITAASSIVGPIIPPSITLIIFGITTQQPIGPLLMAGIVPGVMIALSLMVYTYFVSAKRGYPQYPRATFREGRKAFGQGIAALLMPLIIIGGVLSGVFTATESAAVAVFYGIVIGVFYYRNIDLKGFVGIVKRSSVESANILFVLASASIFAWVVTRARISTVVADFVLGFSTNPTIIMILLILFLLLIGLFMLPSEAILVFAPILTPLAAQVGVNPIHFGVLMVLTLTIGGATPPVGILLYIVADIGKVPFMKLVRSMGPFYIPLLIAVLITAFIPQLTMYIPNLFFLE, from the coding sequence TTGATTTTGTTGATTATTGCTATATTACTGTTCCTCATCATTTTGGGGATGCCAATTTCCTTTGCTTTGGGCACATCTTCATTGGTTTATCTTTTGATTGAAGGCTACGACCTTTCCATGGTGACCCAAAGTATTGTGGGCGGGGTGAATTCATTTACGATTCTTGCTGTCCCGTTTTTCCTAATGGTTGGGGAATTGATGAATTTTGGAGGGATCACTGACCGGATTATTCGAATGGCGCGTGTGTTGGTTGGGCATTTCAAAGGCGGATTGGCACAGGTTAACATTTTGGCGAGTCTATTTTTCTCAGGGATCTCAGGTTCTGCTACGGCGGACACTGTTGCATTAGGCTCGGTTCTCATCCCGTCGATGAAGAAGGAAGGCTATGATGATCGATTCGCTGCAGCGATAACGGCGGCGTCCTCGATTGTAGGACCGATTATTCCACCTAGTATTACGTTAATTATCTTTGGCATTACAACCCAGCAGCCAATCGGCCCATTATTGATGGCCGGCATTGTACCCGGTGTGATGATCGCGCTTTCCCTCATGGTTTATACCTATTTTGTATCGGCCAAGAGAGGGTATCCGCAATATCCGCGGGCGACGTTTCGGGAAGGAAGAAAGGCATTTGGTCAGGGTATTGCGGCGCTGCTCATGCCTTTGATTATTATTGGCGGAGTGCTAAGCGGTGTATTCACGGCAACAGAATCCGCAGCTGTAGCTGTATTTTACGGGATTGTGATTGGGGTTTTCTATTACCGGAATATAGATCTCAAAGGTTTTGTTGGAATTGTTAAGCGGAGCAGTGTTGAAAGCGCTAACATACTATTTGTTCTGGCATCAGCTTCAATATTTGCCTGGGTGGTTACACGAGCTAGAATTTCTACGGTTGTCGCTGATTTTGTTTTAGGATTTTCCACGAATCCGACGATCATCATGATCCTATTAATTTTATTCTTGCTATTGATTGGTCTGTTCATGCTTCCATCTGAGGCGATTCTAGTTTTTGCACCGATCTTAACACCACTTGCAGCTCAAGTGGGGGTCAATCCGATTCATTTCGGAGTGTTGATGGTCTTAACGTTAACAATTGGAGGAGCCACGCCGCCGGTTGGTATTCTTTTATACATTGTAGCGGATATTGGCAAAGTACCTTTTATGAAGCTTGTTCGATCCATGGGTCCATTTTATATTCCTTTATTGATTGCAGTATTAATAACAGCTTTTATTCCACAATTGACGATGTATATTCCCAATCTATTTTTCTTGGAATAA
- a CDS encoding creatininase family protein encodes MKKHALHHMTWKEVEAAFSEDPVVLIPLGSMEEHGPHSLTGDFLAAAEVAKRTAEQLGVLYLPAVPFGCSEYFRGYPGTISLSPQTVQGLLTDICESLIEHNVTKIIFINGHAGNASTIEHVAREIKREKRLKVASLDLWRSLSPAFKQELYGENDPSGHGGEPLTSVMQYLYPADMRMDQLPNMERVCQWRDLDVSGLSKVRTDNTEYAIYFNMEELSSEGILGDPQAASAEKGEAIIDHIVHKAAAVVGMVKETDMRE; translated from the coding sequence ATGAAGAAACACGCATTGCATCATATGACATGGAAAGAAGTTGAGGCGGCATTCTCAGAGGATCCGGTCGTTCTAATCCCTCTTGGCTCGATGGAGGAGCATGGTCCTCACTCGCTGACAGGTGATTTCCTAGCAGCGGCTGAGGTTGCCAAGAGAACGGCGGAACAACTCGGAGTGCTGTATCTGCCGGCTGTTCCGTTTGGTTGTTCAGAATATTTCCGCGGTTATCCAGGGACGATTTCGCTTTCACCGCAAACGGTACAGGGTTTGTTGACGGATATTTGTGAGAGTTTAATAGAGCATAATGTGACAAAAATCATATTCATAAATGGTCATGCCGGGAATGCTTCAACGATTGAACATGTAGCTAGAGAAATCAAACGGGAAAAACGTTTGAAGGTGGCATCACTTGATTTGTGGCGTTCTTTGAGCCCGGCATTTAAGCAGGAACTCTATGGAGAGAACGATCCTTCAGGGCATGGGGGTGAGCCCTTAACATCGGTGATGCAATACCTTTATCCGGCAGATATGAGAATGGATCAACTCCCGAACATGGAGAGAGTCTGCCAATGGCGGGACTTGGACGTTTCTGGGTTGTCAAAAGTCAGAACCGATAACACTGAATACGCTATTTACTTTAATATGGAAGAACTCTCCTCGGAAGGCATTCTGGGAGATCCTCAAGCTGCTTCGGCAGAAAAGGGGGAAGCCATTATCGATCACATAGTCCATAAAGCCGCAGCTGTGGTAGGCATGGTTAAAGAAACGGACATGCGTGAATAA